The window CGTGATCAGGCCATCCGCTCCGGGCTGCAGGTAAGTGACCTCGAAGCCCGCCTTTTCCAGGGTATGCATGGTATCGAGCACGGCCTTGTGCTCGGTGGGCACGGTAATGAGGTGATTGCCGCGCCCCTGCGCGCGCAGCGCATAGGCTGCGCCCTTGAGGGCCAGGTTGTTGGATTCGGTCGCGCCGGAGGTCCAGACGATCTCGCCTGGTTGCGCCCCGACCAGGCCCGCCACCTGGGCGCGCGCCTGTTCCACCGCGCGTCGCGCCTCCCAGCCGAAGGGATGGGAGCTGCTGGCGGCATTGCCGAACTTGTCCGTGAGGAAATCGCACATCACCCGCGCCACCTGGGGATCGACCGGCGTGGTCGCGCCATAGTCCAGGTAGATGGGAAAACGAAGATCAGCCGGCGGGCGACAGGGGGCAGGGGCGTTCATGATGCGATCCGGAGAATGAGGTGATACAGGGCGCAGCGGGTACGACAGGCCTACATTACGTCGCTTGCCTTATCTGGAAAACGAATTTGCCGCTATTTGTATATACGGTTTACGTGTTTCTTTCAAGCAATCGATGCAAAGGCGCCGGCGGCAAGGCTTCCCGGCCTTGGCGCTAGCGGCGCATTAGCTTATACAAAATTATTATACTGAAATAGAATACAGACAAACCTATAATTCGAAAAACATATGCAAGCACTTTGATCAAGGAATGCGATTTCGATGGACCTGAACCAGCTGGAAGCCTTTGCAGCGGTAATGACCCTGGGGAGCGTGACCGGCGCCGGGCGCAGCCTGGGCCGTTCGCAGCCGGCGGTCAGCAAGGCCATCGGCGACCTTGAGAGCGAGCTGGGCTATGCCCTGTTCGACCGCAACGGTCCGCGCGTGACGCCCACGGCCAAGGCCTTCCTGCTCTATGAAGAGGTGGAGCGCTCGTTGGTGGGCCTGCGCAGCATCCGCGAACGCGCGCTGGAAATCGCCCGCGAAGAAGTCCATCCGGTCCACCTGGTGGCCACGCCCGCGCTGGCCTCGACCATCGCCCCGGCGGCCCTGCAATTGCTGGCGGCCGATGGGCAGCATGCCTTTCCCGAACATGTCCACCTGCGCAGCGCCTCGGCCGAGCAGGTCGTGCATGCGGTCCTGCATCGCACCGTCAGCCTGGGCCTGACCTCGCTGCCGGTAGCCCATCGCGGGCTGGACCTGCACTGGATCGGCGAAGCGCCCTGTGTGGCCGTGGTGCGCGCCGATCATCCCCTGGCCAGCAAGGACAAGCTGACCCGCGCCGCCCTGCGCGGCCAGCGCGTCATCACCATGTCCAACCGCTATCGCCTGCGCCAGCGCGTGGAACTGGCGCTGGGTGAAGACAGCCAGCTGGATGTGGCCATCGATACCAATACTTCCTTCAACGCCATCATGGCCGCCCGCGCCGGACTGGGGGTGGCGCTGGTGGAGCCGGCCACGGCCTATGGCATGCCCATCGAAGGCATGGTGGTCAAACGCCTGGCGGTGGAGATTCCGTTTTACTTTGGCGTGGTCACGCCCTATGGCAAGCCGGTCGAAGGCGTCACCGAGCGCCTGATCGACGCGGTCGAACAGGCCGCGCGCACGACCTTGCAGGGCTTCGTCAAGCGCGACGCCAGCCTGCATGATGAATTGTTATAAATGATTTCGCAGTAAGCAGTACCGCAGCAGGCAGCAGCGTCAACCGGGAAGGGCGTTGCATCACAAAACCCGAAACCAGACGATCTCAGGCCATGGCCTGTGACGTCTTTTCATGCTTTTGACGAGGCGATATGCAAGACACCGAACCGACCCCAACCGACGCCACTTGCGCCACCTACGCTGCGCCCCCGCAAGGGCTGGCGGCACTGGAGGCGCGCCTGCGCCAGGACCTGCAATGGCTGGCCCTGCCGGGAAAGTCGTGGACGCCGCAGATCGAGCGCGAGGGCGTGCCGGTGCTCGACGTGGCCATCATCGGTGGCGGCCAGGCTGGCATGGCCGCTTCGGTGGCGCTGTCGCACCTGGGCATTCCCAATGTGATCTACGACCAGTCGCCCAAGGACTTCGAAGGCCCCTGGGCCACCACGGCGCGCATGGAAACCCTGCGCTCGCCCAAGACCCTGACCGGCCCGGCGCTGGGCTTCCCGGCGCTGACCTTCCGCGCCTGGTTCGAGGCGCAGTTCGGGCTGGCTGCGTGGGAGGCGCTGGACAAGATCCCGCGCCTGCAATGGATGGATTACCTGCGCTGGTTCCGTCGCGTGATGCAGCTCGATATCCGCAACGAGCATCGCGTGCTGGCCGTGCAGCCGCGTGCCGACGGCATCGTGGCATTGCAATTGCAATCGCCGTCGGGCGCCGCCACCGTGCTGGCGCGCCGCGTGGTGGTGGCGACCGGCCGCGATGGCCTGGGCGGCGCCTATCTGCCGCCGCTGGCCGGGCAACTGCCGCGGGACCGCTGGGCCCATTCCTCCGACCTGTTCGACTATGCCAGCCTCAAGGGCAAGCGCGTGGGCGTGATCGGCGGCGGCGCCTCGGCCATGGATAGCGCCGCGACCGCACTGGAAGAGGGCGCGGCCCGCGTGGACATGCTGATCCGCCGCAAGGACCTGCCGCGCATCAACAAGGGCAAGGGCTCGGGCAGCCCCGGCCTGGTCAATGGTCACCTGCATCTGCCGGATGAATGGAAATGGCGCATCCGCCATTACGTCAATGCGCAGCAGGTGCCGCCGCCCTCGGGCAGCACCCGCCGCGTCTCGCGCTTTGCCAATGCGCGCTTCCTGCTGGGCACGGCGATCGAGTCGGTGCAGATCCAGCCAGATGGCGCGCTGCTGCTGCACACCAATCGCGGCCCGCTGGAGCTGGATTTCCTGTTCTTCTCCACTGGCTTCAAGATCGACTGGAGCCTGCGCCGCGAATTCAGGGACATCGCCCCGCACATCCTCAACTGGAGCGACCGTTACACCCCGCCCGCCGGCGAAGAAGACCAGGAGCTGGCCGACTCGCCCTACCTGGGACCGGTGTTCGAATTCCAGCAAAAGACCCCGGGCAGCCTGCCGGGACTGGAGCGTGTGCATTGCTTCTGCTATCCGGCCGCGGCCAGCCATGGCACCGTCTCCGGCGACATCCCTGCCATCAGCGATGGCGCCTATCGCCTGGCGCAGGGCATTGCCGCGTTGATGTACAGCGAAGATGTGGAATACCACTACCGCAATATCCAGGCCTATGAAGAGCCCGAACTGGAAGGCGACGAGTGGACCGAGTCGCCATGGGAGCTGCCGGCATGAGTGGCGCCATCGCCCGGAGCGTGGTGCAGGCGCTGATGGTGGTGCTGTTGATGACGGTGATCGTCTTCTTCGGCCTGCACATGATCGGCAATCCGGTCGATATCCTGATCGGCCAGGATGTCGACCAGGTCGACCGTCTGCGCATCATCCAGGAGCTGGGGCTGGACCAGCCGGTCTGGCGTCAGTACCTGGCCTTCCTCAATGGCGCGCTGCATGGCAACCTGGGCAACAGCTTCGTCTATAACACCCCGGCCATCCTGCTGATCTTCCAGCGTCTGCCGGCCACCCTCGAGCTGGCCTGTGCGGCGCTGTTGCTGGCCTTGGTGGTGGGCGTGCCGTTGGGTCTCTTCGCGGGCATGAAGCCGGATCATCCCTTCTCGCGCCTGGTCATGACCACCAGCATCTTCGGCTTTTCGCTGCCGACCTTCTGGATCGGCCTGATGCTGATCATGGCCTTTTCGGTCACGCTGGGCTGGCTGCCCTCGGGGGGACGCGGCCAGACCGCTGAACTGTTCGGCGTGCAATGGTCGTGGCTGACGGCCGATGGCTGGCGTCACATGATCTTGCCGGCGATCAATCTGTCCTTGTTCAAGATTTCACTGGTCATTCGCCTCACCCGCGCCAATGTGCGCGAGGTGCTACCGATGGACTTCGTCAAGTTCGCCCGCGCCAAGGGACTCTCGCCTGCGCGCGTGGTGCTGATGTACGTGCTGCGCAATACCCTCATTCCGCTGGTGACGGTGGTGGGGCTGGAGTTTGGCTCCACGATTGCCTTTGCGGTCGTCACAGAAAGCATCTTCGCCTGGCCCGGCGCGGGCAAGCTGATCCTTGACAGCATCAATGCGCTGGATCGCCCGGTGATCGTGGCCTACCTGATGGTGATCGTCTGCATGTTCGTCACCATCAACCTGGTGGTGGATGTGCTCTACAAGTTACTGGACCCGCGCGTGCGGGTGGAGGCCAAGCCATGAGCGCGCCGCAGACCGAAGTGGGCATGACGCAAGAACAGGTGCGCGCCCGCGTGGCCGAGCTGTCGGCCTTCCAGGCCCCGCGCCGCGAATCGCCCTGGCGGCGCGTGATGCGCCACTTCGTGGCCTCGCGCTCGGCCATGCTGGGGCTGGTGATCGTGCTCTTGCTGATCGTCGGTGCCATCGCCGCGCCCTGGATCACCCCACAGAATCCCTATGACCTGATGCAGCTCGATGTGCTCGATGCACGCCTGCATCCCGGCACGCTCAATGGCGCCGGCACCTATACCTATTGGCTGGGTACCGATGGACAAGGTCGCGACCTGGTCTCGGCCATTCTCTATGGCCTGCGCATCAGCGTAGGCATCGGCGTGGGCTCGGCCCTGATCGCTGGCGTGATCGGCACGCTCATCGGCCTCCTGGCTGCGTATGCCGGCGG is drawn from Herbaspirillum seropedicae and contains these coding sequences:
- a CDS encoding NAD(P)-binding domain-containing protein, with the protein product MQDTEPTPTDATCATYAAPPQGLAALEARLRQDLQWLALPGKSWTPQIEREGVPVLDVAIIGGGQAGMAASVALSHLGIPNVIYDQSPKDFEGPWATTARMETLRSPKTLTGPALGFPALTFRAWFEAQFGLAAWEALDKIPRLQWMDYLRWFRRVMQLDIRNEHRVLAVQPRADGIVALQLQSPSGAATVLARRVVVATGRDGLGGAYLPPLAGQLPRDRWAHSSDLFDYASLKGKRVGVIGGGASAMDSAATALEEGAARVDMLIRRKDLPRINKGKGSGSPGLVNGHLHLPDEWKWRIRHYVNAQQVPPPSGSTRRVSRFANARFLLGTAIESVQIQPDGALLLHTNRGPLELDFLFFSTGFKIDWSLRREFRDIAPHILNWSDRYTPPAGEEDQELADSPYLGPVFEFQQKTPGSLPGLERVHCFCYPAAASHGTVSGDIPAISDGAYRLAQGIAALMYSEDVEYHYRNIQAYEEPELEGDEWTESPWELPA
- a CDS encoding LysR family transcriptional regulator; this encodes MDLNQLEAFAAVMTLGSVTGAGRSLGRSQPAVSKAIGDLESELGYALFDRNGPRVTPTAKAFLLYEEVERSLVGLRSIRERALEIAREEVHPVHLVATPALASTIAPAALQLLAADGQHAFPEHVHLRSASAEQVVHAVLHRTVSLGLTSLPVAHRGLDLHWIGEAPCVAVVRADHPLASKDKLTRAALRGQRVITMSNRYRLRQRVELALGEDSQLDVAIDTNTSFNAIMAARAGLGVALVEPATAYGMPIEGMVVKRLAVEIPFYFGVVTPYGKPVEGVTERLIDAVEQAARTTLQGFVKRDASLHDELL
- a CDS encoding ABC transporter permease, producing the protein MSGAIARSVVQALMVVLLMTVIVFFGLHMIGNPVDILIGQDVDQVDRLRIIQELGLDQPVWRQYLAFLNGALHGNLGNSFVYNTPAILLIFQRLPATLELACAALLLALVVGVPLGLFAGMKPDHPFSRLVMTTSIFGFSLPTFWIGLMLIMAFSVTLGWLPSGGRGQTAELFGVQWSWLTADGWRHMILPAINLSLFKISLVIRLTRANVREVLPMDFVKFARAKGLSPARVVLMYVLRNTLIPLVTVVGLEFGSTIAFAVVTESIFAWPGAGKLILDSINALDRPVIVAYLMVIVCMFVTINLVVDVLYKLLDPRVRVEAKP